From Paenibacillus sp. V4I7, one genomic window encodes:
- a CDS encoding IS1182 family transposase, with the protein MYIQYTMDQLCLPMDLEEDIPQNHLVRIVNAAVNQLDDVIFDAAYPGGGRDSYHPKMLTKVIIYAYTQRIYSSRQIAKAVRENVMFMWIAGRQRPDFRTINRFRSERMKALLETVFTAVLQFLADEKYVQLEHYFVDGTKIEANANRYTFVWGKAVVKHKAKLQEKVQTLFATIEEAEKQEEQMHVGQDLSELGGASEITSEKLEIAVKQLEERLQENPKDKSLKKAVRTLRKDLLPRLQKYETHEEILGSRNSYSKTDKDATFMRMKEDHMRNGQLKPGYNVQIGTENQFILGYSVHQRPTDTRCLIPHLEKVKSQLGKLPSTIIADAGYGGEENYDYLEKNEVEAIVKYSTYHREKNKAWQKDISKIDNWTYDEEQDTWTCATGQPLIFRRASKEKTESGYEIEYRHYRSASCEGCPLKPQCTKAQGNREVKVSMNYLRLKNQARNKLRSEEGYALAVRRMIEPEPVFGDIKNNRGFKRFLLRGLPKVSLEVGWLSLAHNLLKKAAMDAKNKGAKHVQAA; encoded by the coding sequence TTGTACATTCAATATACCATGGATCAACTTTGCCTGCCAATGGACTTGGAGGAAGATATTCCTCAAAATCACCTCGTTCGCATTGTAAACGCCGCCGTGAATCAACTGGATGACGTCATTTTCGACGCAGCTTACCCTGGAGGCGGAAGAGATAGCTATCACCCTAAGATGCTAACAAAAGTGATCATTTATGCCTACACCCAGCGTATTTACTCCTCCCGACAGATCGCCAAGGCTGTCCGCGAAAACGTCATGTTCATGTGGATTGCAGGCAGACAACGACCCGACTTCCGCACCATTAACCGTTTTCGTTCTGAACGGATGAAAGCCCTGCTGGAGACCGTATTTACCGCGGTTCTTCAATTTTTGGCCGACGAGAAGTACGTTCAACTAGAGCACTATTTTGTTGACGGTACTAAAATTGAAGCGAATGCCAATCGGTATACCTTTGTTTGGGGTAAAGCGGTTGTGAAGCATAAGGCCAAGCTTCAGGAGAAAGTGCAGACGCTGTTTGCCACGATCGAAGAAGCTGAGAAGCAAGAAGAGCAGATGCATGTTGGCCAAGACCTAAGCGAACTGGGCGGAGCGTCTGAGATCACAAGTGAAAAATTAGAGATCGCTGTCAAACAATTGGAAGAAAGACTGCAGGAAAACCCGAAGGACAAGTCGCTAAAGAAAGCCGTACGCACACTTCGAAAAGATCTTCTTCCTCGACTTCAAAAGTATGAAACACATGAAGAAATTTTAGGGAGTCGGAATAGCTACAGTAAGACCGACAAAGATGCTACGTTCATGCGGATGAAAGAAGATCATATGCGAAACGGCCAACTTAAGCCGGGTTACAATGTACAGATCGGCACTGAAAATCAATTTATCCTCGGCTACAGCGTACACCAACGGCCTACCGATACACGCTGCCTCATCCCTCATCTTGAAAAAGTAAAATCGCAACTAGGCAAGCTGCCGAGCACGATCATCGCTGATGCGGGATATGGCGGCGAAGAGAACTACGACTATTTAGAGAAAAATGAAGTCGAAGCCATCGTCAAATATAGCACCTATCACCGTGAGAAAAACAAAGCGTGGCAAAAGGATATTAGTAAAATCGACAACTGGACCTATGACGAAGAACAAGATACGTGGACATGTGCGACAGGACAACCCCTCATTTTCCGCAGAGCAAGCAAAGAGAAAACGGAGAGTGGATATGAAATCGAGTACCGCCATTACCGGAGTGCAAGCTGTGAAGGTTGCCCGCTGAAACCACAGTGTACGAAAGCCCAAGGTAATCGCGAAGTTAAAGTAAGCATGAACTACTTGCGATTAAAGAACCAAGCGCGCAACAAACTCCGTAGCGAAGAAGGTTACGCGCTAGCAGTACGGCGTATGATTGAGCCAGAGCCTGTGTTTGGTGACATCAAGAACAACCGCGGATTCAAAAGATTCCTGCTTCGAGGCTTACCCAAAGTAAGTCTAGAGGTCGGGTGGCTTTCGCTTGCCCATAACTTGCTGAAGAAAGCAGCGATGGACGCTAAAAATAAAGGAGCTAAGCACGTACAAGCCGCTTAG